In Ectothiorhodospira sp. BSL-9, a single window of DNA contains:
- a CDS encoding branched-chain amino acid transaminase produces MSIMADRDGLIWYDGEMVPWREAKTHVLTHTLHYGMGVFEGVRAYLTDRGPAIFRLGDHTRRLFRSAHILGMTIPFTPDELNAAQVAAVRDNQLTSAYLRPMCFFGAEGMGLRADNLKVHAIVAAWEWGAYLGDESLERGIRVKTSSYNRHHVNVTMCKAKANGNYMNSMMALQEAQGCGCDEALLLDTEGYVAEGSGENFFMVYEGVIYTPELTSALDGITRRTIITLAHECGIEVREKRITRDEVYVADEAFFTGTAAEVTPIRELDGRSIGNGGRGAITEKLQTLYFDVVKGRHPKHDEWLTYI; encoded by the coding sequence ATGTCCATCATGGCCGATCGCGATGGTCTGATCTGGTACGACGGTGAGATGGTGCCCTGGCGCGAGGCCAAGACCCATGTGCTCACCCACACCCTGCACTACGGCATGGGGGTGTTCGAGGGCGTACGCGCCTACCTGACCGACCGCGGTCCGGCCATCTTCAGACTGGGTGACCACACCCGCCGCCTGTTCCGCTCTGCCCATATCCTGGGCATGACCATTCCCTTCACCCCGGACGAGCTCAACGCCGCCCAGGTGGCCGCCGTGCGCGATAACCAGCTCACCAGCGCCTACCTGCGCCCCATGTGCTTCTTCGGGGCCGAGGGCATGGGCCTGCGGGCCGACAACCTGAAGGTGCACGCCATCGTGGCCGCCTGGGAGTGGGGCGCCTATCTGGGGGATGAGAGCCTGGAGCGCGGCATCCGCGTGAAGACCTCCTCCTACAACCGGCACCACGTGAACGTGACCATGTGCAAGGCCAAGGCCAACGGCAACTACATGAACTCCATGATGGCCCTGCAGGAGGCCCAGGGTTGCGGCTGTGACGAGGCCCTGCTGCTGGACACCGAGGGCTATGTGGCCGAGGGCAGTGGCGAGAACTTCTTCATGGTGTACGAGGGCGTGATCTACACCCCTGAACTCACCTCGGCCCTGGATGGCATCACCCGGCGCACCATCATCACCCTGGCCCATGAATGCGGCATTGAGGTGCGTGAGAAGCGCATCACCCGGGACGAGGTCTACGTAGCCGACGAGGCCTTCTTCACCGGCACCGCCGCCGAGGTGACCCCCATCCGCGAACTGGATGGTCGCAGCATCGGCAACGGTGGCCGCGGCGCCATCACCGAGAAGTTGCAGACCCTGTATTTTGATGTGGTCAAGGGCCGCCATCCCAAGCATGATGAGTGGCTGACCTATATCTGA
- the glnE gene encoding bifunctional [glutamate--ammonia ligase]-adenylyl-L-tyrosine phosphorylase/[glutamate--ammonia-ligase] adenylyltransferase has product MTLPAPEDLPLDAVPKAARTSVSHLADDFLKACEREGLSLDAWPASTGTIWYYSDFVARACVRRPALFVDLVTSGDLERAYEDDEMTRHVADALREAADEPALMRALRRVRNREMVRIAWRDLAGLSDLDEALEDLTCLAEHLIDEALTWQHRELARRHGEPRDAQGHAQRLVVLGMGKLGGRELNFSSDIDLIFAYPQPGQTDGERCLENQQFFIRLGQRLIKVLNEKTADGFVFRVDMRLRPFGDAGPLVMSFDALEDYYESHGREWERYALIKARAVAGDRESAEQLHTLLRPFVYRRYLDYGAFASLRDMKAMINREAARKGKERDVKLGEGGIREVEFVGQAFQLIRAGRDPSLQLRGIRPVLDQLARQEVMPEYAVEQLKEAYAFLRRTENRLQMVADQQTHCLPSDRAGQLRLALSMGFSDWDGFEVALGRHMRRIHGHFEQVFAAPQRADEEEEAAAQPEAQRDLAALWAGSLGQERSLSVLGGLGLKDPEAALSAVEQLRESSACRSLTSTGRERLDRLMPLMLSVLNGLEEVDATLIRLVRLVQTIARRSVYLSLLVENPLALSQLARLCEASPWIADHLTRYPLLLDELLDPRSLYAPPDRQGLRQAVEDELVQVPLDDLEQVMDRLRMFKQVQVLKVAAADIMDVLPVMKVSDHLTWIAEVVLEKVLALVLEQLIAKHGRPHCIVDGEPYEPGFAVVGYGKMGGLELGYGSDLDIVFLHDSRGEQAMTDGDRPLDNSEFFARVGQRILHFLGVFTGAGRLYEVDTRLRPSGAAGLLVIGLEAFEDYQMNSAWTWEHQALVRARPVAGDARIAEAFQAMRQRVLGRERDPEELKRQVREMREKMWKEHASRDPARFDLKRDPGGIADIEFMVQYLVLAHAREYPELSTYPDNIRILESLIETDLMSRDDAVFLMDTYRAFRDRIHELTLQDQTTRVDAAQWSRERDQVRAYWQQLMT; this is encoded by the coding sequence ATGACCCTGCCTGCCCCCGAAGACCTGCCACTGGATGCCGTGCCCAAGGCGGCCCGCACGAGTGTGAGCCATCTCGCCGATGACTTCCTCAAGGCCTGTGAGCGTGAGGGGCTGTCCCTGGATGCCTGGCCGGCATCCACCGGCACCATCTGGTACTACAGTGACTTCGTCGCCCGGGCCTGCGTGCGCCGGCCGGCCCTGTTCGTGGATCTGGTGACCTCGGGTGACCTGGAGAGGGCGTATGAAGATGATGAGATGACCCGTCATGTGGCGGATGCCCTGAGGGAGGCCGCCGACGAGCCGGCCCTGATGCGTGCCCTGCGCCGGGTGCGCAATCGGGAGATGGTTCGTATTGCCTGGCGTGACCTGGCGGGCCTTTCCGACCTGGACGAGGCCCTGGAAGACCTGACCTGCCTGGCCGAGCATCTGATCGACGAGGCCCTCACCTGGCAGCATCGGGAACTGGCACGCCGGCACGGCGAGCCCCGGGATGCCCAGGGCCATGCCCAGCGGCTGGTGGTGCTGGGCATGGGCAAGCTGGGGGGGCGGGAGCTGAACTTCTCCTCGGATATCGACCTGATCTTCGCCTACCCCCAGCCGGGGCAGACGGATGGGGAGCGCTGCCTGGAGAACCAGCAGTTCTTCATCCGCCTGGGCCAGCGCCTGATCAAGGTGCTTAACGAGAAGACCGCCGATGGTTTTGTCTTCCGCGTGGACATGCGCCTGCGGCCCTTTGGCGATGCCGGTCCCCTGGTGATGAGCTTTGACGCCCTGGAGGACTATTACGAGAGCCATGGCCGTGAATGGGAGCGCTACGCCCTGATCAAGGCCCGGGCCGTGGCCGGAGACCGGGAGAGCGCCGAGCAGTTGCATACCCTGCTCAGGCCCTTCGTCTATCGCCGCTACCTGGACTATGGGGCCTTCGCGTCGTTGCGGGACATGAAGGCCATGATCAACCGCGAGGCGGCGCGCAAGGGCAAGGAGCGGGACGTGAAGCTGGGCGAGGGAGGCATCCGCGAGGTGGAGTTCGTGGGCCAGGCCTTCCAACTCATCCGCGCCGGCCGCGACCCCTCACTGCAGTTGCGCGGCATCCGCCCGGTGCTGGATCAACTGGCTCGCCAGGAAGTCATGCCGGAATACGCCGTGGAGCAGCTCAAGGAGGCCTACGCCTTCTTGCGGCGCACGGAGAATCGCCTGCAGATGGTGGCGGATCAGCAGACCCATTGTCTGCCGTCCGATCGTGCTGGCCAGTTGCGCCTTGCCCTGTCCATGGGGTTTTCCGACTGGGACGGGTTCGAGGTGGCCCTCGGGCGCCATATGCGTCGTATCCACGGGCACTTCGAGCAGGTGTTTGCGGCGCCCCAGCGCGCCGACGAGGAAGAAGAGGCCGCCGCCCAGCCCGAGGCGCAGCGTGATCTGGCGGCCCTGTGGGCCGGCAGCCTGGGGCAGGAGCGTTCCCTGAGCGTGCTTGGCGGGTTGGGGCTGAAGGACCCGGAGGCGGCCCTGAGCGCCGTGGAACAGTTGCGTGAGAGCAGTGCCTGCCGCTCGCTCACCTCGACCGGGCGGGAGCGTCTGGACCGGCTGATGCCCTTGATGCTGAGCGTATTGAACGGCCTGGAGGAGGTGGATGCCACCCTGATCCGGCTGGTTCGGTTGGTGCAGACCATCGCCCGGCGCTCCGTGTATCTCTCCCTGCTGGTGGAAAACCCCCTGGCCCTGTCGCAGCTGGCGCGGTTGTGTGAGGCCAGTCCCTGGATCGCCGATCACCTGACCCGCTACCCCCTGTTGCTGGACGAGTTGCTGGACCCCCGCAGCCTGTATGCCCCACCGGATCGTCAGGGGCTGCGCCAGGCGGTGGAAGATGAGCTGGTGCAGGTTCCACTGGATGATCTGGAACAGGTGATGGACCGCCTGCGCATGTTCAAGCAGGTTCAGGTGCTCAAGGTGGCGGCGGCCGACATCATGGATGTGTTGCCGGTGATGAAGGTGAGCGATCACCTCACCTGGATTGCCGAGGTGGTGCTGGAGAAGGTGCTGGCGCTGGTGCTGGAGCAGCTCATCGCCAAGCATGGCCGCCCCCACTGCATCGTTGATGGCGAACCCTACGAGCCGGGTTTCGCCGTGGTGGGGTATGGCAAGATGGGCGGGCTGGAACTGGGCTACGGTTCCGATCTGGATATCGTCTTCCTGCACGATAGCCGGGGTGAGCAGGCCATGACCGATGGCGATCGTCCCCTGGACAACAGCGAGTTCTTTGCCCGGGTGGGGCAGCGCATCCTGCATTTTCTGGGGGTGTTCACCGGGGCCGGGCGGCTCTACGAGGTGGATACGCGCCTGCGCCCCAGCGGCGCTGCCGGGCTATTGGTGATCGGCCTTGAGGCCTTTGAGGACTATCAGATGAACTCCGCCTGGACCTGGGAGCATCAGGCCCTGGTGCGGGCCCGCCCGGTGGCCGGTGATGCCCGCATCGCCGAGGCCTTCCAGGCCATGCGCCAGCGTGTGCTGGGGCGCGAGCGGGATCCCGAGGAGCTCAAGCGCCAGGTGCGGGAGATGCGCGAGAAGATGTGGAAGGAGCACGCCAGCCGCGATCCAGCGCGCTTTGACCTGAAGAGAGACCCCGGCGGTATCGCGGATATCGAATTTATGGTGCAATATCTGGTTTTGGCGCATGCCAGAGAGTATCCGGAGTTGTCCACCTATCCGGACAATATCCGTATCCTGGAATCACTGATCGAGACCGATCTCATGTCCAGGGACGACGCCGTGTTCCTGATGGATACCTACCGGGCCTTCAGGGATCGCATCCACGAACTGACGCTTCAGGATCAGACGACACGGGTGGACGCGGCCCAGTGGTCCCGGGAGCGGGACCAGGTGCGCGCATACTGGCAGCAGTTGATGACCTGA